The following proteins come from a genomic window of Pseudomonas putida:
- a CDS encoding AzlD domain-containing protein, with product MTWLLIFAMGAVVFLNRYAFLEPRLPLRLSSNARQFLGFAVPGMLTAICGPIVFLPGHQLDLSPLNPYLLGAVVAIVLVLLTRSVLLSMLVSMFIFFLLRSWLT from the coding sequence ATGACCTGGTTACTGATCTTTGCCATGGGCGCCGTAGTGTTCCTCAATCGCTACGCTTTCCTGGAACCGCGCCTACCGCTGCGCCTGAGCTCCAATGCCCGGCAGTTTCTGGGCTTTGCCGTGCCGGGCATGCTCACCGCCATTTGCGGGCCTATCGTCTTCCTGCCCGGCCACCAGCTGGACCTGAGCCCGCTCAACCCCTACTTGCTGGGGGCTGTAGTGGCCATCGTCCTGGTGTTGTTGACCCGCAGTGTATTGCTGAGCATGCTGGTGAGCATGTTTATCTTCTTCCTGCTGCGCAGCTGGCTGACATGA
- a CDS encoding AzlC family ABC transporter permease gives MQSSPPIARQAFLHGAIAILPLSLAVAPWGLLAGSMAIEANLSAWEGQGLSAIVFAGAAQLVAIGMLKGGANLLSILLTTLLLTSQHLLYGLSMRPVLSNQPLRWRLGLGFLLTDEFFALTSHYDQQQFNRWYALGVGLTFYVAWNLFTLAGIVLGQNIPHLDQLGLDFSIVATFVALIAPLVRNLATVVCVAVSLFCSVLFSYWHWETALVAAGLLGMAAGFICQKFSGGRV, from the coding sequence ATGCAAAGCAGTCCGCCTATCGCCCGCCAAGCTTTTCTGCACGGCGCCATCGCCATTCTTCCGTTATCACTGGCCGTTGCTCCTTGGGGCCTGCTTGCTGGCTCGATGGCCATCGAGGCCAACCTCAGTGCCTGGGAGGGTCAGGGCCTTTCGGCGATCGTGTTCGCTGGCGCCGCGCAACTGGTGGCGATCGGCATGCTCAAGGGCGGCGCCAACCTGCTATCGATTCTGCTGACCACACTGCTGCTCACCTCGCAGCATCTGCTTTACGGCTTGTCGATGCGCCCGGTGCTATCGAACCAGCCGCTGCGCTGGCGCCTGGGCCTGGGTTTCCTGTTGACCGATGAGTTCTTCGCGTTGACCAGCCACTATGACCAACAGCAATTCAACCGCTGGTACGCGCTGGGTGTCGGCCTGACCTTCTACGTGGCCTGGAACCTGTTCACCCTGGCCGGGATCGTGCTGGGCCAGAACATCCCGCATCTGGACCAGCTGGGTCTGGATTTTTCCATTGTCGCCACCTTCGTCGCCCTGATCGCCCCGCTCGTGCGCAACCTCGCCACGGTAGTGTGCGTGGCGGTGTCGCTGTTCTGTTCAGTCCTTTTCAGCTACTGGCACTGGGAAACCGCGCTGGTGGCCGCTGGCCTGCTGGGTATGGCTGCCGGCTTTATCTGCCAGAAATTTTCCGGAGGCCGCGTATGA
- a CDS encoding sel1 repeat family protein produces the protein MPFAAQALDVRIDPHADLLYRQALPLLEQADNPDANGNTLRTAIGGDPELKRQGQAMARTLPTAVALLEKSVELGHPVAQYRLALYYTTYLPAAQIPDAACPLLEASLQQGFAPPATAIATWCPPYNASPRYREALEAIPGMATLYAPYYPQPATRLACSRSQPQGLEMQWGRQRDYQAEVYRLLGDLDPQHRRDLLQKAVEINGCVAAQRRLTSQR, from the coding sequence ATGCCGTTTGCCGCACAAGCGCTCGACGTGCGTATCGACCCGCATGCCGACCTGCTTTATCGCCAGGCCCTGCCATTGCTGGAGCAGGCCGATAACCCGGACGCTAACGGCAACACGCTGCGCACTGCCATTGGCGGCGATCCGGAACTCAAACGCCAAGGCCAGGCCATGGCCCGTACGCTTCCGACTGCGGTAGCCCTGCTTGAAAAGTCAGTGGAACTCGGCCATCCCGTGGCCCAATACCGTCTGGCACTGTACTACACGACCTACCTGCCAGCGGCGCAAATCCCTGATGCTGCATGCCCATTGCTCGAGGCCAGCCTCCAGCAGGGCTTTGCCCCGCCCGCTACGGCGATCGCCACCTGGTGCCCACCGTATAACGCCAGCCCCCGGTACCGCGAAGCACTCGAAGCGATCCCGGGCATGGCCACGCTGTATGCGCCCTACTACCCGCAACCGGCCACACGTCTGGCTTGCAGCCGCAGCCAGCCACAAGGGTTGGAAATGCAGTGGGGGCGCCAACGCGACTATCAGGCTGAGGTGTATCGGTTACTGGGCGACCTCGATCCGCAGCACCGCCGGGATTTGCTGCAAAAGGCGGTGGAAATTAATGGTTGCGTAGCTGCACAACGGCGGTTGACCAGCCAGCGTTGA
- a CDS encoding LysE family translocator, which translates to MNTALTATYALTVLLLIATPGPVVALIVNTAAASGSRKAMFTAVGTNWASLVLIGAAAWIILTSAAIDKAWLSGMSLLGCLFIGYIAVGTLREYLQAPACQALAQTPKAGRGGLWQGFMVGISNPKDIIFFIAFFPQFIQITESFGKSMMVLSLLWVAIDFAVLSLYIFAIGKIASQRSNRMISLASGVALLLIAVGGLAYNIKELAG; encoded by the coding sequence GTGAATACCGCACTGACCGCTACCTACGCCCTGACCGTACTGCTGCTGATCGCCACACCAGGCCCGGTCGTGGCATTGATCGTCAACACCGCCGCGGCCTCTGGTTCGCGCAAGGCCATGTTCACCGCCGTGGGCACCAACTGGGCTTCCCTGGTGCTGATCGGCGCCGCGGCCTGGATCATCCTCACCAGTGCAGCCATCGACAAGGCCTGGCTCAGCGGCATGAGCCTGCTCGGCTGCCTGTTCATCGGCTACATCGCCGTAGGCACCTTGCGCGAATACCTGCAGGCGCCGGCCTGCCAGGCACTGGCGCAAACGCCCAAAGCTGGGCGTGGCGGTTTGTGGCAAGGATTCATGGTCGGTATTTCCAACCCCAAAGACATCATCTTTTTCATTGCCTTCTTCCCACAGTTCATCCAGATCACCGAATCGTTCGGCAAAAGCATGATGGTGCTGTCCCTGCTGTGGGTAGCCATCGACTTCGCCGTGCTCAGCCTTTACATCTTTGCCATCGGCAAGATCGCCTCGCAGCGTAGCAATCGGATGATTTCACTGGCCTCGGGGGTTGCGCTGTTGCTGATCGCAGTCGGCGGCCTGGCCTACAACATCAAGGAGCTGGCGGGCTGA
- a CDS encoding YqcI/YcgG family protein, whose product MFTGYGNCYRLDALELAAEHVRNTQHWTHKTIQHFRNILANPDFPCLFGRKAVAGESCHILFARAEQLADDIAQGLAEYVRTIAPVPVKQRIGSPLVVFLETAADSSLAEQQALAWKVLRGVHARDPHPWPQAIPADPHDSGWSFCYAGMALFINMNFPGHHQMKSRNLGNHITFVINPRENFDEVANADTESGKRIRARIRERVQHYNDGVMPDSLGFFGQADNFEWKQYQLQEAGSLNPSRCPFHAPVHATPDTQIEN is encoded by the coding sequence ATGTTTACGGGTTATGGAAACTGCTATCGCCTGGACGCGCTAGAGCTGGCCGCTGAACATGTCCGGAACACGCAGCACTGGACGCACAAAACGATACAACATTTTCGCAACATCCTCGCCAACCCTGACTTTCCGTGCCTGTTCGGGCGCAAGGCAGTGGCCGGGGAATCCTGCCACATCCTGTTCGCCCGCGCCGAGCAGCTCGCCGATGACATCGCACAAGGGCTGGCCGAATACGTGCGCACCATAGCACCGGTGCCGGTCAAGCAACGCATTGGCAGCCCGCTGGTGGTGTTTCTCGAAACTGCCGCCGACAGCAGCCTGGCCGAACAGCAGGCACTGGCCTGGAAGGTGCTGCGCGGCGTCCATGCCCGTGACCCGCACCCATGGCCGCAAGCGATCCCGGCCGACCCACACGACAGTGGCTGGTCGTTCTGCTACGCCGGCATGGCGTTGTTCATCAACATGAACTTTCCCGGCCACCATCAAATGAAAAGTCGCAACCTGGGCAATCACATCACCTTCGTCATCAATCCGCGGGAAAACTTCGATGAAGTGGCCAATGCCGATACCGAGAGCGGCAAGCGCATCCGTGCACGCATCCGCGAACGCGTACAGCACTACAACGACGGCGTGATGCCCGACAGCCTGGGTTTCTTCGGCCAGGCCGACAACTTCGAATGGAAGCAATACCAACTGCAGGAAGCAGGCTCGCTCAACCCGTCGCGCTGCCCCTTTCATGCCCCCGTCCACGCAACACCAGACACCCAGATCGAGAACTGA
- a CDS encoding LysR substrate-binding domain-containing protein, whose amino-acid sequence MSERIQALHALRAFEVASRYGSFTRAAEELALTQGAVSHHIKTLEGLFGCNLFERRGPKLSLTEHGRLLAQELKVGFKIIENACALLRQDRYGLRLKAPSTLTVRWLLRALDAFKKVDDSCSVQLSSVWMDIDTVDFYSEPYDCAFLLSNGRFASDIESFKLFDEWLIPVCHPDYMAHEQPALGDLRQCELLHPSSDRRDWRRWLARMDALDISIDQGQVFDTLDQGISAAQQGLGISVVDLVLASADLTAGRLVTPFKHAVATGDGYYMTWLKSSPKARQMHKMRDFLLGQVPPLAYKDINYLYG is encoded by the coding sequence ATGTCGGAACGGATCCAGGCGTTGCACGCTCTGCGTGCCTTCGAGGTCGCCTCACGTTACGGGTCGTTCACCCGCGCGGCCGAAGAGCTGGCACTGACCCAAGGCGCCGTCAGCCACCACATCAAGACCCTCGAAGGCCTGTTCGGCTGCAATCTGTTCGAGCGACGTGGGCCCAAGTTGAGCCTCACTGAACATGGGCGCCTGCTGGCCCAGGAGCTCAAGGTGGGCTTCAAGATCATCGAGAACGCCTGTGCACTGCTGCGTCAGGACCGCTACGGCTTGCGCTTGAAGGCGCCCTCGACGCTGACGGTCCGCTGGTTGCTGCGGGCGCTGGATGCCTTCAAGAAAGTCGATGACAGCTGCAGCGTACAATTGTCGAGCGTCTGGATGGACATCGACACGGTGGACTTTTACTCCGAGCCCTACGATTGCGCCTTTCTTTTGTCCAACGGACGGTTTGCCTCCGACATCGAGAGTTTCAAGCTGTTCGACGAATGGCTGATTCCGGTGTGTCACCCAGACTACATGGCGCATGAGCAGCCGGCACTGGGTGACCTGCGCCAGTGTGAACTGCTGCATCCTTCATCGGACCGGCGCGACTGGCGGCGCTGGCTGGCGCGCATGGATGCCCTGGACATCAGCATCGATCAGGGCCAGGTGTTCGACACCCTTGACCAGGGCATTTCTGCGGCCCAGCAGGGCCTGGGAATTTCCGTGGTCGACCTGGTGCTGGCCAGTGCCGACCTGACCGCAGGGCGCCTGGTCACCCCGTTCAAGCATGCAGTGGCGACCGGAGACGGGTATTACATGACCTGGCTCAAGTCCAGCCCCAAGGCGCGGCAAATGCACAAGATGCGCGACTTCCTGTTGGGGCAGGTGCCGCCATTGGCCTACAAGGACATCAACTACCTGTACGGTTGA
- a CDS encoding DNA polymerase II — translation MELQQGFVLTRHWHDTPEGTCVEFWLATDAGPRLLRLAAQESVAFIPQAQAEHARLLLANETGTQFKPLRLKDFEHRPMLGLYTRQHRQLMQLEQRLRTAGIDVFEADIRPPERYLMERFITAPVQFAGQPDAQGVYREAQLRPLPGYRPALRLVSLDIETSEHGELYSIALEGCGQRQVYMLGPANGDATGLDFDLEYCPDRAALITCLNQWMARHDPDAIIGWNLVQFDLRLLHEHARSLQVPLALGRNGAPMTVRSHSGGGHVFADAPGRLLIDGIEALRSATWSFPSFSLESVAQTLLGEGKAIDTPYQRMDEINRRFAEDKPALARYNLKDCELVTRIFAHTRLLEFLLERSSVTGLAVDRSGGSVAAFCHLYIPQMHRMGFVAPNLGSRPDESSPGGFVMDSRPGLYDSVLVLDYKSLYPSIIRTFLIDPVGLVEGLRLPDDEHSVEGFRGARFSRSQHCLPAIVERVWQGREAAKREGNAPLSQALKIIMNAFYGVLGSSGCRFFDPRLASSITMRGHQIMRQTRALIEDKGYEVIYGDTDSTFVWLKGAHGEAAAAQIGHELVAHVNRWWREHLREQMNLESALELQFEVHYRRFLMPTIRGTDEGSKKRYAGLVQRTDGSENVVYKGLESVRTDWSALAQQFQQELYGRIFRGQPYRDYVRHYVQQTLAGDLDNLLVYRKRLRRPLADYQRNVPPHVRAARQADEYNSRLGRPRQYQRGGWISYVITTAGPEPMENLQSPIDYEHYLSRQLQPVADAILPFVGDDFATLTGRQLQLF, via the coding sequence GTGGAGTTGCAGCAGGGCTTTGTACTGACCCGGCATTGGCACGATACGCCGGAAGGCACCTGCGTGGAATTCTGGCTGGCCACCGATGCTGGGCCGCGGCTGCTGCGGTTGGCGGCGCAGGAGTCGGTGGCGTTCATTCCTCAGGCGCAGGCCGAGCACGCCCGTTTGCTGCTGGCCAACGAAACAGGTACGCAGTTCAAGCCGCTGCGCCTGAAGGACTTCGAGCATCGCCCGATGCTCGGCCTCTATACACGCCAGCATCGCCAACTAATGCAACTGGAGCAGCGCCTGCGCACTGCCGGTATCGACGTATTCGAGGCCGATATCCGCCCGCCGGAGCGCTACCTGATGGAGCGCTTCATCACGGCGCCGGTGCAGTTCGCCGGGCAACCGGATGCACAGGGTGTTTACCGTGAAGCCCAGCTCAGGCCACTGCCCGGCTATCGCCCGGCACTGCGCCTGGTGTCGCTGGACATCGAAACCAGCGAGCATGGCGAGCTGTACAGCATCGCTCTGGAAGGCTGCGGCCAGCGGCAGGTGTACATGCTGGGCCCGGCCAACGGCGATGCCACCGGGCTGGACTTCGACCTGGAGTATTGCCCCGACCGCGCCGCCTTGATTACCTGCCTTAACCAGTGGATGGCCAGGCATGACCCGGACGCGATCATCGGCTGGAACCTTGTGCAGTTCGACCTGCGCCTGCTGCATGAGCACGCCAGGTCGTTGCAGGTACCGTTGGCCCTGGGGCGCAACGGCGCTCCGATGACCGTGCGCAGCCACTCCGGTGGCGGCCATGTATTCGCCGACGCTCCGGGACGGCTGTTGATCGATGGTATCGAAGCACTGCGCTCGGCGACCTGGAGCTTCCCGTCCTTCAGCCTCGAGAGCGTTGCCCAGACGCTGCTGGGTGAAGGCAAGGCCATCGACACGCCTTACCAGCGCATGGACGAGATCAACCGTCGCTTTGCCGAGGACAAACCGGCCCTGGCACGTTACAACCTCAAGGACTGTGAGCTCGTTACGCGCATCTTTGCCCATACCCGCCTGCTCGAGTTCCTCCTGGAGCGGTCTTCGGTCACCGGCCTGGCGGTAGACCGCAGCGGCGGATCGGTCGCTGCGTTTTGCCACTTGTACATACCGCAGATGCACCGTATGGGCTTTGTTGCCCCCAACCTTGGCAGCCGCCCCGACGAATCCAGCCCCGGTGGCTTTGTCATGGACTCGCGCCCAGGCTTGTACGACTCGGTGCTGGTGCTGGACTACAAGAGCCTCTACCCGTCGATCATCCGTACCTTTCTGATCGACCCGGTGGGGCTGGTCGAAGGCCTGCGCTTGCCCGACGATGAGCACTCGGTAGAAGGTTTTCGCGGTGCGCGTTTCTCGCGCAGTCAGCATTGCCTGCCGGCCATTGTCGAGCGTGTCTGGCAGGGCCGGGAAGCGGCCAAGCGTGAGGGTAATGCGCCGCTGTCGCAGGCGCTGAAGATCATCATGAATGCTTTTTACGGGGTGCTAGGGTCGAGCGGTTGCCGCTTTTTCGATCCGCGCCTGGCCTCGTCGATCACCATGCGCGGTCACCAGATCATGCGCCAGACCCGCGCGCTGATCGAGGACAAGGGCTATGAGGTCATCTATGGCGATACCGACTCCACCTTTGTCTGGCTCAAGGGCGCTCATGGCGAAGCGGCTGCCGCGCAGATCGGTCACGAACTGGTGGCCCATGTCAACCGGTGGTGGCGTGAGCACCTGCGCGAGCAGATGAACCTGGAAAGCGCACTGGAATTGCAGTTCGAAGTGCACTACCGGCGTTTTCTGATGCCTACCATCCGTGGCACCGATGAGGGTAGCAAGAAGCGTTATGCGGGCCTGGTGCAGCGTACCGATGGCAGCGAGAATGTGGTCTACAAAGGCCTGGAGTCGGTGCGTACAGACTGGTCTGCGCTGGCACAGCAGTTTCAGCAGGAGCTGTATGGGCGGATTTTTCGCGGCCAGCCGTATCGCGACTATGTGCGCCACTATGTGCAGCAGACCCTGGCGGGCGACCTGGACAACCTGCTGGTGTACCGCAAGCGCCTGCGCCGGCCGCTGGCCGATTACCAGCGCAATGTGCCGCCCCATGTGCGTGCCGCGCGCCAGGCCGATGAGTACAACAGCCGCCTTGGTCGCCCTCGCCAGTACCAGCGTGGGGGCTGGATCAGTTACGTCATCACTACCGCTGGCCCCGAGCCGATGGAAAACCTGCAATCGCCGATCGACTACGAACATTACCTCAGCCGGCAGTTGCAGCCGGTAGCTGATGCAA